Within the Thermococcus sp. CX2 genome, the region GAATTAGGAGCTTCGGCTCGAGGAGCAGTGCCTGGAGGATTTCAAACCGCTTTCTCTCACCGCCAGAGAAGCCGGCGTTAACGTATCTCATGAGGTCATCCTCTTTGAACCACAGTTCCCTAGCGGTTTCCACTATCATATCATAGGCTTCAGCAAGGTCAATTCCCTTGACTTCCGCGAGAACCTGCTGGAGGAAATCTATTATTTTGACCCCTTCAACCTCTTCCGGATGCTGGAATGCGAGCATTATGCCCATTTTGGCCCTTTCATGGGGAGGTAGATCGGTTATGTCCTTGCCATTGAAGAGTATCTTACCCTCCCTGACTTCATACCTCGGATGACCAGCAATGGTCAGCGCGAGGGTGGATTTTCCAGAACCGTTGGGGCCCATGATGACATGAAAGCCCCCCTTATCCACGGAAAGGTTCACGCCCTTGAGAATCTCCTTATCTCCGACAGTGACCCTGAGGTTCTCTACTTTGAGCACTCTCCCACCTCCTAGGTTACCTCGATTGGCCATTTTTTAAGCATTTCTGGCCAAAGATGTAGAAGGCCATGAAAAGAGCGTCCTTCCGCAAAATAGATAAAAACAAGGTAAACTCAGCGGGAGAGCGGTAGGGTCTCCCTAATCCTCCTGAGAAGCTCCCTCTTCTTCTCGCTTTCCTCGAGCGCTATCTCGAGAACCTCGTCGATTGTCTCCACTGGAATGATGTTTATCGTCTCGGCTTTGTCCTTGCTGAGGAATACATCCTTCTCGTTGCTCTTGGGGATTATGACTGTCTTTATACCCGCCTCGATAGCAGCTTCGATCTTCGGCGTTGCACCGCCTATCGGGAGCACCTCGCCGCGAACGCTGAGCGAGCCAGTCATTGCCACGTCCTGCCTTATAGGAATCTCTTCAAGGGCCGAGATGACCGCAGTAGCAACGCTTATGCTGGCGGAGTCACCCTCAACTCCCTCGTAGGTCTGGAGGAACTGGACGTGGATGTCGTAGCGACTAATGTCCTCACCCTTGTAGCGCTTGATTATCGCCGAGACGTTCTGGACTGCTTCTTTCGCTATCTCGCCAAGTTTTCCAGTGACGATAATCTTACCCTCCTCCTTGCTCGCCGCTGGGGCAACAACAGCTTCAATCGGTAGGACGATACCGCTCTGCTCACCTATGACTGCTAATCCGTTCACCCTTCCTATCTCGCTGCCCTCAGTCTTGATGACCTGATACTCCTTCTTGCGCTCGATGTACCAGTCTGCCAGCTGCTTCTCGAGGGGCTTCGCCATCTTTATGGCCTCTAAAACGTCCTCCTTCTCGACGTACTTCTTACCCTTCTTGACCGCTATGTCACCCGCGGCCCTGACGATACCGCCGAGGTCTCTGAGGCGGAGCGTTAAGTGGCCCTTCCTTCCAGCCCTCTTCTGGGCCTCCCTTACTATCTCTTCGACGGCATCCCTCGTGAAGTGCGGAATCTTACCGTCCCTAATTACCTCCTGGGCCACGAACTGGACAAGCTTCTTCCTGTTTTCCAGAGTGTCCGGCATAGTTGTCCTCATGTAGACCTCGTAACCGTAACCCCTGATCCTCGAGCGGAGCGCTGGGTGCATCTTGTCCACAGTATCGAGGTTTCCAGCGGCCACAAGAACGAAGTCACATGGAACTGGCTCGGTCCTGACCATCGCACCGCTCGACATCTCACTCTGGCCGGTAATGGGGAACTTCTTTTCCTGCATTGCAGTGAGCAGGCTCTGTTGCATCTTTAGGCTCAGGGTGGCAATCTCGTCTATGAAGAGCACTCCCTTGTGAGCGCGGTGTATCATTCCCGGCTCAACGCGCTCGTGAGCCGGCGTTCCGAGGCCACCGCTCTGGAAGGGGTCGTGACGAACATCACCAAGTAGCGCTCCGGCGTGTGCACCCGTTGCGTCGATGAACGGTGCCTTGGTTCTTCCACAGTTATCAACGAGGAGCTTTGGAACAAGAACCGAACTTTTGAGGCGCATGTTGGAGAGGGCCATTATGGTGATTATTATGACGAACAGGCCCATGAGGAGAGTGGTGGCGTTAAACTGAATAAATAACGCCATCATGACGGTGAATATGACAAGTAGGAGAAGGTAGGACTTTATATTCTCCTGACTCTTGGCCTTCTCCCGGTACCTCTCAACGATGCGCCTGCCCTGAC harbors:
- the lonB gene encoding ATP-dependent protease LonB; this encodes MGDDENVKKEVLTPKEYGERLELGIEFNTTEEIKVPEKLIDQVIGQEHAVEVIKTAATQKRHVLLIGEPGTGKSMLGQAMAELLPTESLEDILVFPNPEDENMPKIKTVPACQGRRIVERYREKAKSQENIKSYLLLLVIFTVMMALFIQFNATTLLMGLFVIIITIMALSNMRLKSSVLVPKLLVDNCGRTKAPFIDATGAHAGALLGDVRHDPFQSGGLGTPAHERVEPGMIHRAHKGVLFIDEIATLSLKMQQSLLTAMQEKKFPITGQSEMSSGAMVRTEPVPCDFVLVAAGNLDTVDKMHPALRSRIRGYGYEVYMRTTMPDTLENRKKLVQFVAQEVIRDGKIPHFTRDAVEEIVREAQKRAGRKGHLTLRLRDLGGIVRAAGDIAVKKGKKYVEKEDVLEAIKMAKPLEKQLADWYIERKKEYQVIKTEGSEIGRVNGLAVIGEQSGIVLPIEAVVAPAASKEEGKIIVTGKLGEIAKEAVQNVSAIIKRYKGEDISRYDIHVQFLQTYEGVEGDSASISVATAVISALEEIPIRQDVAMTGSLSVRGEVLPIGGATPKIEAAIEAGIKTVIIPKSNEKDVFLSKDKAETINIIPVETIDEVLEIALEESEKKRELLRRIRETLPLSR
- the sufC gene encoding Fe-S cluster assembly ATPase SufC → MLKVENLRVTVGDKEILKGVNLSVDKGGFHVIMGPNGSGKSTLALTIAGHPRYEVREGKILFNGKDITDLPPHERAKMGIMLAFQHPEEVEGVKIIDFLQQVLAEVKGIDLAEAYDMIVETARELWFKEDDLMRYVNAGFSGGERKRFEILQALLLEPKLLILDEPDSGVDVDSLSVISRKIEELHKKGTAILLITHYGRILQHLDPSTFSVHVMRDGRIVLEKGGEFVKEIEEKGFQRLFEECGCDE